CAACATGAAGAAGTATGGTGGCTTCATCCCGGGCATCCGGGCTGGCCGACCGACCGCTGAGTACCTCTCCTACGTACTCAACCGGATCACCTGGCCGGGTTCGCTGTACTTGGGTCTGATTGCTCTCGTCCCGACGATGGCGTTGGTTGGTTTCGGGGCAAACCAGAACTTCCCGTTCGGCGGGACCAGCATCCTGATCATCGTGGGTGTGGGTCTTGAGACGGTGAAGCAGATCGAGAGCCAGCTCCAGCAGCGCAATTACGAAGGGTTCCTCCGCTGATGCGAATCGTCCTCGTCGGGCCGCCTGGCGCCGGAAAGGGAACGCAGGCCACGCGCCTCGCCGAGAAACTGCGTGTCCCGCACATCTCCACGGGCGACCTGTTCCGCGCCAACATCAGCCAGCAGACGGACCTTGGCAAACTCGCGAAGTCCTACATGGACGCCGGCAATCTCGTCCCCGACGAGGTCACCATCGCGATGGCGAAGGACCGTATGGAACAGCCGGACGCCGTGAACGGCTTCCTGCTGGACGGCTTCCCGCGGAACGTCTCACAGGCCGAGGCGTTGGACGAGCTGCTCACCACCGAGGGCATCAAGCTGGACGCGGTGCTGGATCTGGAGGCCCCCGAGGAGGAGGTCGTCAAGCGGATCGCCGGTCGGCGCATCTGCCGTAACGACTCCTCGCACGTCTTCCACGTGACGTACAAGAAGCCGGCCAAGGAAGGCGTCTGCGACGTCTGCGGCGGCGAGCTGTACCAGCGGGACGACGACTCCGAGGCCACCGTCCGCACGCGGCTCGAGGTCTACCACACGCAGACCGAGCCGATCATCGACTACTACAAGTCGCAGGGCCTGGTCGTGACGATCGAGGCCATGGGTCCGGTGGACGAGGTCACCACTCGTGCGCTGGCCGGACTGAAGCGTGAGGGCGACGACCAGTAGTCGTCGTCCTGGTACGGCCGTGGAGTCCCGAGGGACTGCACGGCCGTACTGTTGTGTAGGTAACCGAACCAGCGAGTGACGGAGAGCGCAGGCCCCCCATGGTGCAGATCAAGACCCCCGAGCAGATCGCCAAGATGCGTGAGGCGGGACTGGTCGTCGCCGCCATCCACGCGGCCACGCGGGAGGCCGCTGTGCCAGGGGCGTCCACGAAGGACCTGGACGAGGTCGCGCGCAAGGTGCTCGCCGAGCACGGGGCGAAGTCGAACTTCCTGGGGTACGGCGGTTTCCCGGCGACGATCTGCACCTCCGTGAACGAGGTCGTGGTCCATGGCATCCCGTCCGAGGACGTGGTCCTGGCGGACGGCGACATCATCTCCATCGACTGCGGCGCGATCGTCGACGGCTGGCACGGAGACGCGGCCTACACGGCCTTCGTGGGGTCCGGTCACGCTCCGGAGCTCCTCGAACTGTCCCGGGTGACGGAAGAGTCCATGTGGGCCGGTATCGCCGCGATGAAGCAGGGCAACCGGCTGGTGGACGTATCGAAGGCCATCGAGACGTACATCCGCCGGCAGCCGAAGGCCGGCGGCGGGCGCTACGGGATCATCGAGGACTACGGCGGCCATGGCATCGGTACCGAGATGCACATGGACCCGCATCTGCTGAACTACGTCGACCGGCGGCGGGGGAAGGGGCCGAAGCTGGTTCCCGGGTTCTGCCTCGCGATCGAGCCGATGGTGTCGCTGGGGACGCCCAGGACCGAGGTCCTCTCCGACGACTGGACCGTCATCACGACCGACGGCACGTGGTCCTCGCACTGGGAGCACTCTGTCGCGTTGACCGTGGACGGTCCGCTGGTGCTCACGGCTCCCGACGGGGGTAAGGCGAAGTTGGCCGAGTACGGGGTTGTCGCCGCTCCGGATCCGCTGGCCTGAGCGCCTAGCGGGGAGGGCGGTTCTGTCGTCGCGCGACTGCGGGTGAGTCGTGGCTGATCGCGCAGTTCCTCGCGCCCCTGACGGGGCGCTCTTGCCCCCGCGTGCTTAAAGATCTCCCCTCCCGGGCATTCTTCCTCGATTCGTCTTTCCGGGTGTGCTGACGTAGACTGACTCGTCGGCTCTCGTGCACCCGCATGTCTGCATGCGCTCGCGCAGAGTCGATCAAGGTAGTCGATTCGAAGGGCGAAGCGTGGCCAAGAAGCAAGGTGCCATCGAGATCGAGGGCACTGTCGTCGAGTCTCTTCCGAACGCCATGTTCAAGGTCGAGCTCCAGAACGGCCACCAGGTCCTGGCTCACATCAGCGGCAAGATGCGTATGCACTACATCCGTATCCTCCCTGACGACCGGGTCGTGGTGGAGTTGTCTCCGTACGACCTGACGCGTGGCCGGATCGTCTACCGCTACAAGTAGATCTTGCCCGCATCCCGTTTCGGCGGGGTGGTGGCACTGACCCGGAGAACCTCACTAATGAAGGTCAAGCCGAGCGTCAAGAAGATCTGCGACAAGTGCAGGGTGATCCGCCGTCACGGTCGGGTCATGGTCATCTGCGAGAACCCGCGCCACAAGCAGCGCCAGGGCTGACGCACGACCTTTCCCTCTGCATCGATATCGCAGAGATTCGCGCGACGCGAGCTGAATTTGTTCATACGCAGAACCCAGGCACTCCGGTGTCTGACACCCCCGGTTCGGAGGCCGGGGACCCAGTTCGTACCTGGTACGGCGGCTGGGAACCGGTTCTGTGGAAGACCTCCGAAGATCACCAGGAGCCATTGAATGGCACGCGTTTCCGGTGTTGACATCCCGCGCGAAAAGCGCGTGGAGGTCGCCCTGACCTACGTGTTCGGTATTGGCCGTACTCTCTCCCAGCTGACGCTGGCCGAGACCGGCGTCGACCCGAACACCCGCGTTCGCGACCTCTCCGAGGAGCAGCTCGTCGCGATTCGTGAGTACGTCGACAACAACATCAAGACCGAGGGTGACCTCCGTCGCGAGGTCCAGGCCGACATTCGCCGCAAGGTGGAGATCGGCTGCTACCAGGGTCTCCGTCACCGTCGTGGTCTGCCCGTTCGCGGTCAGCGCACCAGCACGAACGCTCGTACCCGCAAGGGCCCGCGTCGCGCCATCGCCGGCAAGAAGAAGCCGGGCAAGAAGTAGTCCTCAGCGGACAACGCTTCATCAGCGGTCTTCGCTGTAGGACCGACCACCTCCCCGTAGGAGTTACTAGATGCCCCCCAAGGGTCGTCAGGGCGCTGCCAAGAAGGTGCGCCGCAAGGAAAAGAAGAACGTCGCTCATGGGCACGCCCACATCAAGAGCACGTTCAACAACACGATCGTCTCGATCACGGACCCCTCGGGCAACGTGATCTCCTGGGCCTCCGCCGGCCACGTCGGCTTCAAGGGCTCGCGCAAGTCCACCCCCTTCGCCGCGCAGATGGCCGCCGAGTCGGCCGCCCGCCGCGCGCAGGAGCACGGCATGCGCAAGGTTGACGTGTTCGTCAAGGGTCCCGGCTCCGGCCGTGAGACCGCGATCCGCTCCCTCCAGGCCACCGGCCTCGAGGTCGGCTCGATCCAGGACGTCACGCCGACCCCGCACAACGGCTGCCGTCCGCCCAAGCGCCGCCGCGTCTGACGCACGGCTGCTTGGTCTGAGGTTTTCGGGCGGTATGACTCTTCGGAGTCGTATCGCCCGTACCCTTGTAACAAATCAGGGCGTCAAATAGCGGGCGCCCCTGACAGAAGGAACGCACCATGCTGATCGCTCAGCGTCCCTCGTTGACCGAAGAGGTCGTCGACGAGTTCCGCTCCCGGTTCGTGATCGAGCCGCTGGAGCCGGGCTTCGGCTACACCCTCGGCAACTCCCTCCGCCGTACCCTCCTGTCGTCGATTCCCGGCGCTGCTGTCACCAGCATCCGCATCGACGGTGTCCTGCACGAGTTCACCACCGTGCCGGGCGTCAAGGAGGACGTCACCGACCTGATCCTCAACATCAAGCAGCTGGTCGTCTCCTCGGAGCACGACGAGCCGGTCGTGATGTACCTGCGCAAGCAGGGTCCGGGTCTGGTCACCGCCGCCGACATCGCGCCTCCGGCCGGTGTCGAGGTGCACAACCCCGACCTGGTCCTGGCCACGCTGAACGGCAAGGGCAAGCTGGAGATGGAGCTCACGGTCGAGCGTGGCCGTGGTTATGTCTCCGCCGTGCAGAACAAGCAGGTGGGCCAGGAGATCGGCCGTATTCCGGTCGACTCCATCTACTCGCCGGTTCTGAAGGTGACGTACAAGGTCGAGGCGACTCGTGTCGAGCAGCGGACCGACTTCGACAAGCTGATCGTCGATGTCGAGACCAAGCAGGCGATGCGTCCGCGTGACGCCATGGCCTCTGCCGGTAAGACGCTGGTCGAGCTGTTCGGTCTCGCCCGTGAGCTGAACATCGACGCCGAGGGCATCGACATGGGCCCGTCGCCCACGGACGCCGCCCTGGCCGCTGATCTGGCGCTGCCGATCGAGGAGCTGGAGCTCACCGTTCGGTCGTACAACTGCCTCAAGCGTGAGGGCATCCACTCCGTGGGTGAGCTCGTCGCCCGCTCCGAGGCCGACCTCCTGGACATCCGTAACTTCGGTGCGAAGTCCATCGACGAGGTCAAGGCGAAGCTGGCCGGCATGGGCCTGGCCCTCAAGGACAGCCCGCCCGGATTCGACCCGACCGCCGCCGCCGACGCCTTCGGTGCCGACGACGACGCGGACGCGGGTTTTGTGGAGACCGAGCAGTACTGATCGGTCATTGCCGGTGAGCATCCGCTCACCGGGTTCCTGACCCCGGTACCTGATACGGCCGGGGCAGACCAAGGAGAAAGAAATGCCGAAGCCCACCAAGGGTGCCCGTCTGGGCGGCAGTGCCGCGCACGAGAAGCTGCTTGTCGCGAACCTCGCGAAGGCGCTCTTCGAGCACGGCCGGATCACCACGACCGAGGCGAAGGCGCGCAAGCTGCGTCCCTACGCCGAGCGTCTGATCACCAAGGCGAAGAAGGGTGACCTTCACAACCGCCGCCAGGTGCTCCAGGTGATCACGGACAAGAGCGTCGTCCACACGCTCTTCACCGAGATCGGCCCGCGCTACGAGAACCGTCCGGGTGGCTACACCCGTATCACCAAGATCGGTAACCGCCGTGGCGACAACGCGCCCATGGCTGTCATCGAGCTGGTCGAGGCGCTGACGGTCGCGCAGGCTGCGACGGGTGAGGCCGAGGCTGCCACCAAGCGTGCCGCGAAGGACGCCGAGGCTGCTCCGGCTGCCGAGGAGACCAAGGTCGACACGGCCAAGGCCGACGAGTCCGAGGACGCCGCCGAGGAGTCCAAGGACGCCTGAGGCTCTGCCTCGCGTTGACAAAGCGGGCCCGTTCCTTTTCTGGAGCGGGCCCGCTTTCGTGTTCCTGAGAGGATCTCTGTGTGAGTGACGAAGTAGAGCCCGGGTTCGTGCGGGTGCGGATGGATCTGTCGTACGACGGGAGCGAGTTCTCCGGGTGGGCCAAGCAGGCCGGGGGGCGGCGGACCGTGCAGGGGGAGGTCGAGGACGCGCTGCGTACGGTGACCCGGTCCCAGGAGACGTACGAGCTGACCGTGGCCGGGCGGACCGATGCCGGGGTGCATGCGCGGGGGCAGGTCGTGCACGTCGATCTGCCTAGGGAGGTCTGGGGCGAGCATCACGACAAGTTGCTCAAGCGGCTCGCCGGGCGGCTGTCGAAGGATG
Above is a window of Streptomyces sp. NBC_00490 DNA encoding:
- a CDS encoding adenylate kinase, with amino-acid sequence MRIVLVGPPGAGKGTQATRLAEKLRVPHISTGDLFRANISQQTDLGKLAKSYMDAGNLVPDEVTIAMAKDRMEQPDAVNGFLLDGFPRNVSQAEALDELLTTEGIKLDAVLDLEAPEEEVVKRIAGRRICRNDSSHVFHVTYKKPAKEGVCDVCGGELYQRDDDSEATVRTRLEVYHTQTEPIIDYYKSQGLVVTIEAMGPVDEVTTRALAGLKREGDDQ
- the map gene encoding type I methionyl aminopeptidase, coding for MVQIKTPEQIAKMREAGLVVAAIHAATREAAVPGASTKDLDEVARKVLAEHGAKSNFLGYGGFPATICTSVNEVVVHGIPSEDVVLADGDIISIDCGAIVDGWHGDAAYTAFVGSGHAPELLELSRVTEESMWAGIAAMKQGNRLVDVSKAIETYIRRQPKAGGGRYGIIEDYGGHGIGTEMHMDPHLLNYVDRRRGKGPKLVPGFCLAIEPMVSLGTPRTEVLSDDWTVITTDGTWSSHWEHSVALTVDGPLVLTAPDGGKAKLAEYGVVAAPDPLA
- the infA gene encoding translation initiation factor IF-1 codes for the protein MAKKQGAIEIEGTVVESLPNAMFKVELQNGHQVLAHISGKMRMHYIRILPDDRVVVELSPYDLTRGRIVYRYK
- the rpmJ gene encoding 50S ribosomal protein L36, yielding MKVKPSVKKICDKCRVIRRHGRVMVICENPRHKQRQG
- the rpsM gene encoding 30S ribosomal protein S13 gives rise to the protein MARVSGVDIPREKRVEVALTYVFGIGRTLSQLTLAETGVDPNTRVRDLSEEQLVAIREYVDNNIKTEGDLRREVQADIRRKVEIGCYQGLRHRRGLPVRGQRTSTNARTRKGPRRAIAGKKKPGKK
- the rpsK gene encoding 30S ribosomal protein S11, coding for MPPKGRQGAAKKVRRKEKKNVAHGHAHIKSTFNNTIVSITDPSGNVISWASAGHVGFKGSRKSTPFAAQMAAESAARRAQEHGMRKVDVFVKGPGSGRETAIRSLQATGLEVGSIQDVTPTPHNGCRPPKRRRV
- a CDS encoding DNA-directed RNA polymerase subunit alpha, whose amino-acid sequence is MLIAQRPSLTEEVVDEFRSRFVIEPLEPGFGYTLGNSLRRTLLSSIPGAAVTSIRIDGVLHEFTTVPGVKEDVTDLILNIKQLVVSSEHDEPVVMYLRKQGPGLVTAADIAPPAGVEVHNPDLVLATLNGKGKLEMELTVERGRGYVSAVQNKQVGQEIGRIPVDSIYSPVLKVTYKVEATRVEQRTDFDKLIVDVETKQAMRPRDAMASAGKTLVELFGLARELNIDAEGIDMGPSPTDAALAADLALPIEELELTVRSYNCLKREGIHSVGELVARSEADLLDIRNFGAKSIDEVKAKLAGMGLALKDSPPGFDPTAAADAFGADDDADAGFVETEQY
- the rplQ gene encoding 50S ribosomal protein L17 translates to MPKPTKGARLGGSAAHEKLLVANLAKALFEHGRITTTEAKARKLRPYAERLITKAKKGDLHNRRQVLQVITDKSVVHTLFTEIGPRYENRPGGYTRITKIGNRRGDNAPMAVIELVEALTVAQAATGEAEAATKRAAKDAEAAPAAEETKVDTAKADESEDAAEESKDA